One genomic segment of Pseudomonas sp. p1(2021b) includes these proteins:
- a CDS encoding AEC family transporter translates to MLALLIQTLNITAPVFAMLFLGVLLKRIRLIDDNFIKVASSLVFNICMPALLFLGIYHADLTTAVKPGVLLYFIIATLASFALSWGLAIWRSPRPDRGIYTQGAFRGNNGVIGLALAASLYGDYGISLGAVLAGLVILLYNSLSSIVLAVYSPDLKSDPWSLCKSIFSNPLIISVLLAAPMAYGQVPLPNWLLTSSDYLAQMTLPLALICIGGTLSMAALRDSGRLAIDASLAKMVWLPLIGTLGAWLCGFRGAELGILFLYIGSPTAAASYVMARAANGNHELAASIIVITTLLAAITTNIGIFILQWGGWI, encoded by the coding sequence ATGCTCGCCCTTCTCATCCAGACGCTGAACATCACGGCCCCGGTGTTCGCCATGCTGTTCCTGGGCGTGCTCCTCAAGCGTATCCGCCTGATCGACGACAACTTCATCAAGGTCGCTTCGTCGCTGGTGTTCAACATCTGCATGCCGGCGCTGCTGTTCCTCGGCATCTACCACGCTGACCTTACCACTGCCGTCAAACCCGGCGTCCTGCTCTATTTCATCATCGCTACCCTGGCGAGTTTCGCGCTGTCCTGGGGCCTGGCCATCTGGCGCAGCCCCAGACCCGACCGCGGCATCTACACCCAGGGCGCCTTTCGTGGCAACAACGGGGTGATCGGCCTGGCTCTGGCGGCCAGCCTGTACGGCGACTACGGCATCTCCCTGGGCGCGGTGCTCGCCGGCCTGGTGATCCTGTTGTACAACTCCCTGTCCAGCATCGTGCTCGCCGTCTACAGCCCGGACCTGAAATCAGACCCCTGGAGCCTGTGCAAAAGCATCTTCAGCAACCCGCTGATCATCAGCGTGCTGCTCGCCGCGCCCATGGCCTACGGCCAGGTGCCACTGCCCAACTGGTTGCTGACTTCCAGCGACTACCTTGCCCAGATGACCTTGCCACTGGCCTTGATCTGCATCGGCGGGACCTTGTCCATGGCCGCGTTGCGCGACAGTGGCAGGCTGGCCATCGATGCCAGCCTGGCCAAGATGGTCTGGCTGCCCCTGATCGGCACGTTGGGCGCCTGGCTCTGTGGGTTCCGTGGTGCCGAGCTGGGCATTCTGTTCCTCTATATCGGTAGCCCGACCGCGGCGGCCAGCTATGTGATGGCGCGGGCGGCGAACGGCAACCACGAACTGGCGGCCTCGATCATCGTGATCACCACCTTGCTCGCCGCGATCACCACCAATATCGGCATTTTCATCTTGCAGTGGGGAGGATGGATCTAG
- a CDS encoding response regulator transcription factor, with translation MSEENLVEGEELPHLLLVDDDATFTRVMARAMSRRGFRVSTASSAEEGLVLAKQDVPDYATLDLKMDGDSGLVLLPKLLELDPEMRVLILTGYSSIATAVEAIKRGACNYLCKPADADDVLAALLSEHADLDSLVPENPMSVDRLQWEHIQRVLAEHDGNISATARALGMHRRTLQRKLQKRPVRR, from the coding sequence ATGAGCGAAGAAAACCTGGTCGAAGGCGAAGAGCTGCCGCACCTGTTGCTGGTGGACGACGATGCCACCTTCACCCGTGTCATGGCGCGGGCCATGAGCCGTCGCGGCTTTCGTGTGAGTACCGCTTCCAGTGCCGAGGAGGGCTTGGTGCTGGCCAAGCAGGATGTGCCTGACTACGCCACCCTGGACCTGAAGATGGATGGCGATTCGGGGCTGGTGCTGCTGCCCAAGCTGCTGGAGCTGGACCCGGAGATGCGTGTGCTGATCCTGACGGGGTATTCCAGCATCGCCACGGCGGTCGAGGCGATCAAGCGTGGGGCGTGCAACTACCTGTGCAAACCGGCGGATGCCGATGATGTGCTGGCAGCATTGTTGTCCGAGCATGCGGACTTGGATTCGCTGGTGCCGGAGAACCCGATGTCGGTGGACCGGTTGCAGTGGGAGCACATCCAGCGGGTGCTGGCCGAGCATGATGGAAATATCTCGGCTACGGCGCGTGCGCTGGGGATGCACCGGCGTACGCTGCAGCGCAAGTTGCAGAAGCGGCCTGTGCGGCGCTGA
- a CDS encoding ATP-binding protein yields the protein MLAAVHPLSATRQNLWRLTFIRILVLAAQAGSVGVAYWTELLPLPWLSLAATLALSSLLCAFTALRLRLSLPVTELEYAFQLACDLLIHSALLYYSGGSTNPFVSYYLVPLAIAAVTLPWIYSLVLSGIALVAYSLLLVQFYPLETLPMARDKMQVYGMWLSIALAAGVITFFAARMAEELRRQEKLRADRREESLRDEQLLAVATQAAGAAHELGTPLATMSVLLNEMRQDHTDPQLQEDLEVLQDQVKLCKETLQQLVRAAEANRRMSVVEQEVSAWLDEALNRWHLMRPETTYRFQRLRDGAVPRLTPPPDLTQALLNLLNNAADACPDDLEVQLDWDEQDIIISIRDHGPGIPVAIAEAIGKPFFTTKGKGFGLGLFLSKASVTRAGGSVKLYSHEQGGTLTELRLPHGKRGDER from the coding sequence ATGCTCGCTGCCGTTCACCCGCTGTCCGCTACCCGCCAGAACCTCTGGCGCCTGACCTTCATCCGCATTCTGGTCCTGGCCGCCCAGGCCGGCTCCGTAGGCGTGGCCTACTGGACCGAGCTGCTGCCGTTGCCCTGGCTGTCGCTGGCGGCGACGCTGGCGCTTTCGTCGCTGCTGTGCGCGTTCACGGCCTTGCGCCTGCGCCTGTCGTTGCCGGTCACCGAGCTGGAGTATGCCTTCCAGCTGGCCTGCGACCTGCTGATCCACAGCGCCTTGCTGTATTACTCGGGGGGCTCGACCAACCCCTTCGTTTCCTATTACCTGGTGCCGCTGGCGATTGCCGCGGTGACCTTGCCATGGATCTACTCGCTGGTGCTGTCGGGCATCGCGCTGGTGGCCTACAGCCTGCTGCTGGTGCAGTTCTATCCGCTCGAGACCCTGCCCATGGCGCGGGACAAGATGCAGGTCTACGGCATGTGGCTGAGCATCGCCCTGGCCGCCGGGGTAATCACCTTCTTCGCCGCGCGCATGGCCGAGGAGCTGCGCCGTCAGGAGAAGCTGCGTGCCGACCGGCGCGAAGAGAGCCTGCGCGACGAACAACTATTGGCGGTGGCCACCCAGGCCGCAGGCGCCGCCCACGAGCTGGGTACGCCGCTGGCGACCATGAGCGTGCTGCTCAACGAGATGCGCCAGGACCATACCGACCCGCAATTGCAGGAAGACCTGGAGGTGCTCCAGGACCAGGTCAAGCTGTGCAAGGAGACCTTGCAGCAGCTGGTGCGCGCGGCCGAAGCCAACCGCCGGATGAGCGTGGTGGAGCAGGAGGTGAGCGCCTGGTTGGACGAGGCGCTCAACCGCTGGCACCTGATGCGCCCGGAGACCACGTACCGCTTCCAGCGGCTGCGCGATGGCGCGGTACCGCGACTGACCCCCCCACCGGACCTGACCCAGGCACTGTTGAACCTGCTGAACAATGCCGCCGATGCCTGCCCTGACGACCTGGAAGTACAGCTGGACTGGGACGAGCAGGACATCATCATCAGCATTCGTGACCACGGGCCAGGCATTCCCGTGGCGATCGCCGAGGCGATCGGCAAACCCTTCTTTACCACCAAGGGCAAAGGCTTCGGCCTGGGCCTGTTCCTGAGCAAGGCCAGCGTGACCCGTGCTGGCGGCTCGGTGAAACTCTATAGTCATGAACAGGGCGGCACCCTCACCGAGCTGCGCCTGCCCCATGGCAAGCGAGGAGATGAACGATGA
- a CDS encoding SIMPL domain-containing protein (The SIMPL domain is named for its presence in mouse protein SIMPL (signalling molecule that associates with mouse pelle-like kinase). Bacterial member BP26, from Brucella, was shown to assemble into a channel-like structure, while YggE from E. coli has been associated with resistance to oxidative stress.), with amino-acid sequence MQLPRRSTALILSCGLLASLPALAAEAPRYNQVSLRAEVSKEVARDLMVVTLYSEAQNSDPGKLAKEITETMNKAVQQARQVKDVKISQGSRNSYPVYDSKGQKITGWRERAELRLESADFPALSKLTGELLQDLKMGGMDFSIAPATRKASEDALLKDAVDAFKARAQLATEALGGKGYKVVSLNLNSSGYPRPYLRSAPMAMKAMAADEAAPAPDIEAGTSEVSMNADGLIEVQMP; translated from the coding sequence ATGCAACTACCTCGTCGCAGCACTGCGCTGATCCTGTCCTGTGGCCTGTTGGCCAGCCTGCCGGCGCTGGCAGCCGAAGCGCCCCGCTACAACCAGGTATCGCTGCGCGCCGAAGTCAGCAAGGAAGTGGCACGCGACCTGATGGTCGTGACCCTCTACAGCGAAGCCCAGAACAGCGACCCCGGCAAGCTGGCCAAGGAAATCACCGAAACCATGAACAAGGCCGTGCAGCAGGCGCGCCAGGTCAAGGACGTGAAGATCAGCCAGGGCAGCCGCAACAGCTACCCGGTGTATGACAGCAAGGGCCAGAAGATCACCGGCTGGCGCGAGCGCGCGGAGCTGCGCCTGGAAAGCGCCGACTTCCCTGCCCTGTCCAAGCTCACCGGCGAACTGCTGCAGGACCTGAAGATGGGCGGCATGGACTTCTCCATCGCCCCGGCCACCCGCAAGGCCAGTGAAGACGCCTTGCTCAAGGACGCCGTCGATGCCTTCAAGGCCCGCGCCCAGCTGGCCACCGAGGCATTGGGCGGCAAAGGCTACAAAGTGGTCAGCCTGAACCTCAACAGCAGCGGTTACCCACGCCCGTACCTGCGTAGCGCGCCGATGGCCATGAAAGCCATGGCGGCCGACGAAGCAGCCCCGGCGCCGGACATCGAGGCCGGCACCAGCGAAGTCAGCATGAATGCCGATGGCCTGATCGAAGTACAGATGCCCTGA
- a CDS encoding ABC transporter substrate-binding protein, with protein sequence MLKHAVIPFLVGAGLLAGAPSALAATNLVFCSEGSPAGFDPGQYTTGTDFDASAETVFNRLTQFERGGTAVIPGLATKWDVSEDGKTYTFHLREGVKFHSTDFFKPTREFNADDVLFTFNRMLDKNHPFRKAYPTEFPYFTDMGMDKNIAKVEKIDDHTVKFSLNQVDAAFIQNLAMSFASIQSAEYADQLLKQGKAADINQKPIGTGPFVFSKYQKDAQIRFKGNKDYWNPDDVKIDNLIFAISTDASVRMQKLKKNECQVTLFPRPADIEPLKKDPKLQMPEQAGFNLGYIAYNVMDKVKGSNEPNPLAQLKVRQALDMAVNKQQIIESVYQGAGQLAVNAMPPTQWSYDTTIKDAQYDPEKAKQLLKEAGIKEGTEITLWAMPVQRPYNPNAKLMAEMLQSDWAKVGIKAKIVSYEWGEYIKRSKGGEQGAMLIGWSGDNGDPDNWLGTLYGCDAMDGNNFSKWCYKPYDDLIKQAKATPDQAKRTELYKQAQHILKEQVPITPIAHSTVYQPMSAKVKDFKISPFGLNSFYGVSVEK encoded by the coding sequence ATGCTAAAACACGCAGTCATTCCGTTTCTGGTCGGCGCAGGCTTGCTCGCCGGCGCACCTTCCGCACTCGCAGCCACCAACCTGGTGTTCTGCTCCGAAGGCAGCCCTGCCGGCTTCGACCCCGGCCAATACACCACCGGAACCGACTTCGATGCCTCGGCTGAGACCGTCTTCAACCGCCTGACCCAGTTCGAACGCGGCGGTACCGCCGTCATCCCGGGCCTGGCCACCAAATGGGACGTTTCCGAGGATGGCAAGACCTACACCTTCCACCTACGGGAAGGGGTCAAGTTCCACAGCACCGACTTCTTCAAGCCGACCCGCGAATTCAACGCCGACGACGTGCTGTTCACCTTCAACCGCATGCTCGACAAGAACCACCCCTTCCGTAAGGCCTACCCCACCGAATTCCCCTACTTCACCGACATGGGCATGGACAAGAACATCGCCAAGGTGGAGAAAATCGACGATCACACCGTCAAGTTCAGCCTCAACCAGGTCGACGCCGCGTTCATCCAGAACCTGGCCATGAGCTTCGCCTCGATCCAGTCCGCCGAATACGCCGATCAGTTGCTCAAGCAGGGCAAGGCCGCCGACATTAACCAGAAGCCGATCGGCACCGGCCCGTTCGTGTTCAGCAAGTACCAGAAAGACGCCCAGATCCGCTTCAAGGGCAACAAGGACTACTGGAACCCCGACGACGTGAAGATCGACAACCTGATCTTCGCCATCAGCACCGACGCCTCGGTGCGCATGCAAAAGCTCAAGAAGAACGAGTGCCAGGTCACCCTCTTCCCACGCCCGGCGGACATCGAGCCGCTGAAGAAGGACCCGAAGCTGCAGATGCCTGAACAGGCCGGCTTCAACCTCGGCTACATCGCCTACAACGTGATGGACAAGGTCAAGGGCAGCAACGAGCCCAACCCCCTGGCCCAGCTGAAGGTGCGCCAGGCCCTGGACATGGCGGTGAACAAGCAGCAGATCATCGAGTCGGTGTACCAGGGCGCAGGCCAGCTGGCGGTCAATGCCATGCCACCGACCCAGTGGTCCTACGACACCACCATCAAGGACGCCCAGTACGACCCGGAAAAGGCCAAGCAGCTGCTCAAGGAAGCCGGCATCAAGGAAGGCACCGAGATCACTCTGTGGGCCATGCCGGTGCAGCGCCCCTACAACCCCAACGCCAAGCTGATGGCCGAAATGCTCCAGTCCGACTGGGCCAAGGTCGGCATCAAGGCCAAGATCGTCAGCTACGAGTGGGGTGAGTACATCAAGCGCTCCAAAGGTGGCGAGCAAGGCGCCATGCTGATCGGCTGGAGCGGTGACAACGGCGACCCGGACAACTGGCTGGGCACCCTCTATGGCTGCGATGCCATGGACGGCAACAACTTCTCCAAATGGTGCTACAAGCCCTACGACGACCTGATCAAGCAAGCCAAGGCCACCCCCGACCAGGCCAAGCGCACCGAGCTGTACAAGCAGGCACAGCACATCCTCAAGGAACAAGTGCCGATCACGCCTATCGCGCACTCCACCGTGTACCAGCCGATGAGCGCCAAGGTGAAGGACTTCAAGATCAGCCCCTTCGGCCTGAACTCATTCTACGGCGTGAGCGTGGAGAAATAG
- a CDS encoding ABC transporter substrate-binding protein: protein MRHATLLSTLLGLGLMTQAPALLAKNLVFCSEGSPAGFDTAQYTSATDNDAAEPIYNRLVEFERGGTAVQPALATRWEVSEDGLRYTFHLREGVKFHGNKTFTPSRDFNADDVLFTFNRMLDKHHPFRTAYPTEFPYFISMGLDKNIAKVEKTDPLTVVFTLNSVDAAFIQNLAMSFASILSAEYADHLLAQGRPSDINQKPIGTGPFVFQRYQKDSQIRYKGNKDYWAPEDVKLDNLVFSINIDPSVRIQKLRRNECQVTLHPRPADLPSVKADDKLQVLQKPGFNLGYIAYNTQHPPFDRLEVRQAMDMAVNKQAIIQAVYQEAGQTAVNAMPPTQWSYDTSIKDAKYDPEKAKQLLKQAGVQEGTELTLWAMPVQRPYNPNAKLMAEMLQADWSKLGFKVRIVSYEWGEYLKRMKNGEHDIALIGWTGDNGDPDNWLGTLYSCDAIGSNNYSFWCDPQYDTLVKKAKQVTDREQRTQLYQQAQQRLKQQVPITPVAHSTVNQPISAKVNDFKVSPFGRNDFSGVSVD, encoded by the coding sequence ATGCGCCACGCCACACTCCTCAGCACCCTGCTCGGCCTCGGCCTGATGACCCAAGCCCCTGCCCTGCTCGCCAAGAACCTGGTGTTCTGCTCCGAAGGCAGCCCCGCCGGCTTCGACACCGCCCAGTACACCAGCGCCACCGACAACGATGCCGCCGAACCGATCTACAACCGCCTGGTCGAGTTCGAACGCGGCGGCACCGCTGTCCAGCCCGCCCTGGCGACCCGCTGGGAGGTCTCCGAAGACGGCCTGCGCTACACCTTCCACCTGCGCGAAGGGGTGAAGTTCCACGGCAACAAGACCTTCACCCCAAGCCGCGACTTCAACGCCGATGATGTGTTGTTCACCTTCAACCGCATGCTCGACAAGCACCACCCGTTCCGCACGGCCTACCCGACCGAGTTTCCCTACTTCATCAGCATGGGCCTGGACAAGAACATCGCCAAGGTCGAGAAGACCGACCCGCTGACTGTGGTATTCACCCTCAACAGCGTCGATGCCGCGTTCATCCAGAACCTGGCCATGAGCTTCGCCTCCATCCTTTCCGCCGAATACGCCGACCACCTGCTGGCCCAGGGCCGCCCCAGCGACATCAACCAGAAGCCGATCGGCACCGGCCCGTTCGTGTTCCAGCGCTACCAGAAGGACTCGCAGATCCGCTACAAGGGCAACAAGGACTACTGGGCGCCGGAGGACGTGAAGCTCGACAACCTGGTGTTCTCCATCAACATCGACCCGTCGGTGCGCATCCAGAAGCTGCGCCGCAACGAATGCCAGGTCACCCTGCATCCGCGCCCGGCGGACCTGCCGTCGGTCAAGGCCGACGACAAGCTGCAGGTGTTGCAAAAGCCTGGTTTCAACCTCGGCTACATCGCCTACAACACCCAGCATCCGCCCTTCGACCGGCTTGAGGTGCGCCAGGCCATGGACATGGCGGTGAACAAGCAGGCGATCATCCAGGCGGTGTACCAGGAGGCCGGCCAAACGGCAGTCAATGCCATGCCGCCGACCCAATGGTCCTACGACACCAGCATCAAGGACGCCAAGTACGACCCGGAAAAAGCCAAGCAGCTGCTCAAGCAGGCCGGGGTCCAGGAAGGCACCGAGCTCACCCTGTGGGCCATGCCCGTGCAGCGCCCCTACAACCCCAATGCCAAGCTGATGGCCGAAATGCTCCAGGCCGACTGGAGCAAGCTCGGCTTCAAGGTGCGCATCGTCAGCTACGAATGGGGCGAATACCTCAAGCGCATGAAGAACGGCGAGCACGACATCGCCCTGATCGGCTGGACCGGCGACAACGGTGACCCGGACAACTGGCTGGGCACCCTGTACAGCTGCGATGCCATTGGCAGCAACAACTATTCCTTCTGGTGCGACCCGCAGTACGACACGCTGGTCAAGAAAGCCAAGCAGGTCACCGACCGCGAGCAGCGCACCCAGCTCTACCAGCAAGCCCAGCAACGTCTCAAGCAACAGGTACCGATCACTCCGGTGGCCCACTCCACGGTCAACCAGCCGATCAGCGCCAAGGTCAACGACTTCAAGGTCAGCCCCTTCGGGCGCAATGACTTTTCCGGTGTGAGTGTCGACTGA
- a CDS encoding OprD family porin, with protein MRRTTITALALAISAVSTAAQADPVSQDFVPITLKTSSEQAEASGFLEGQSLTGSTRNWYARERATRAPLFKYYKSDGTRHATHSRDNWVQGTILNYSSGFTQGTVGFAVEAAGYNAIALERGRAAVAGPNNRTLTHSDGDVIGQWSKMGLANVKARVSNTTLTVGRQTVDTPMMAYIGNRALPSSFQGAFLHSAEFDNLSFDLGTFDRVSPRTEQSLSKFRSEYSATGVETDRASTIGVNYQPFKSLNTSLYATKVEDFWNQYYFGANHVLGDSAVLSLTTGLNYYKTVDAGSRKMGQIDNDTYSLSFGLTHQAHTLSASWQQVNGNEYFDYLHETNGIYLANSLLSDFNGPNEKSLQISYVLNMAPYGVPGLKFNVYNARGWGIDGTHYRGTAYDVNGMDGETHYEWGIGTSYAVQSGPLKDTSIRATYTAHRASKAQADGSLDELRIVTTIPFNIL; from the coding sequence TTGAGACGTACAACCATCACCGCACTGGCCCTGGCCATAAGCGCAGTTTCCACCGCGGCACAGGCCGACCCCGTCAGCCAGGATTTCGTGCCCATCACCCTGAAGACCAGCAGTGAACAGGCCGAGGCCAGCGGCTTTCTCGAAGGCCAGAGCCTGACCGGCAGCACGCGCAACTGGTACGCCCGGGAACGCGCCACCCGCGCGCCGCTGTTCAAGTACTACAAGAGCGACGGCACCCGCCACGCCACCCACAGCCGCGACAACTGGGTACAGGGCACCATCCTCAACTACAGCTCGGGCTTCACCCAGGGCACCGTGGGCTTCGCCGTGGAAGCCGCCGGCTACAACGCCATCGCCCTGGAACGTGGCCGCGCTGCCGTGGCCGGGCCGAACAACCGTACGCTCACCCACAGCGACGGCGACGTGATCGGCCAATGGAGCAAGATGGGCTTGGCCAACGTCAAAGCGCGGGTGTCCAACACCACCCTGACCGTCGGCCGCCAAACGGTCGATACCCCAATGATGGCCTACATCGGCAACCGTGCGCTGCCGTCGAGCTTCCAGGGTGCCTTCCTGCACAGCGCCGAATTCGACAACCTGTCGTTCGACCTGGGCACCTTCGACCGCGTCTCGCCGCGTACCGAACAGAGCCTGAGCAAGTTCCGCAGTGAGTACAGCGCCACTGGCGTCGAAACCGACCGTGCCAGCACCATCGGGGTCAACTACCAGCCGTTCAAGAGCCTGAACACCAGCCTCTACGCCACCAAGGTCGAGGATTTCTGGAACCAGTACTACTTCGGTGCCAACCATGTGCTGGGCGACAGCGCGGTGCTGAGCCTGACCACGGGCCTGAACTACTACAAGACCGTGGACGCCGGCAGCCGGAAGATGGGCCAGATCGACAACGACACCTACAGCCTGTCGTTCGGCCTCACCCACCAGGCCCACACGCTGTCCGCCTCCTGGCAGCAGGTCAACGGCAATGAGTACTTCGACTACCTGCACGAGACCAACGGCATCTACCTGGCCAACTCGCTGCTGTCGGACTTCAACGGCCCCAACGAGAAATCCCTGCAGATCTCCTATGTACTGAACATGGCGCCCTATGGCGTGCCGGGGCTCAAGTTCAACGTGTACAACGCGCGCGGCTGGGGTATCGACGGCACCCACTACCGAGGCACTGCGTATGACGTCAACGGCATGGACGGCGAGACCCATTATGAATGGGGCATCGGCACCAGCTACGCGGTGCAGAGCGGGCCGCTGAAAGACACCAGTATCCGCGCCACCTACACCGCGCACCGTGCCAGCAAGGCCCAGGCCGATGGCAGCCTGGACGAGCTGCGTATCGTCACCACCATTCCGTTCAACATTCTCTGA
- a CDS encoding ABC transporter substrate-binding protein, with product MKSLPLRAALAAVILGAATHLAAKPLVVCTEAAPEGFDIVQYTTAVTADAAAETIFNRLVDFRPGTTDVQPALAERWDISPDGLVYTFHLRKGVKFHTTPYFTPTRDFNADDVLWSLNRQLDPKHPWHDKTSVGFPYFESMAFKDLLKSVEKTDDHTVVITLTRPEAPFLRDMAMAFTSIYSAEYGDQLLKAGKTGELNSKPVGTGPYIFQRYNKDAQVRYKPNPDYFRGKPPADALIFAIATDSNVRLQKLRANECQIALYPKPEDVPTIKADPNLKVAEIEALVTGYISMNTEHTYLSDVRVRKAINMAFDRQTHVDQLFGKGNALVGVNPYPPTMIGYNTQNQNPPRDLDKARALLKEAGVPEGTVITLFTRNGGGPTNPNPRLSAEMLQADLAKIGLKLDIRVMEWAEMLRRAKKGEADLVSTGWAGDNGDPDNFLSPLLSCDAVKSGENYARWCNPKFQELITRAREVIDNAERAKLYAEALKVYDDDQPWISMAHPKMFTAMRENVEGYVINPLTNNNFATTKVK from the coding sequence ATGAAATCGCTACCGCTACGTGCCGCCCTGGCGGCCGTCATTCTCGGTGCCGCGACTCACCTGGCGGCCAAGCCGCTGGTGGTGTGCACCGAGGCAGCCCCGGAAGGCTTCGACATCGTCCAATACACCACCGCGGTCACCGCCGATGCCGCGGCCGAGACGATCTTCAACCGCCTGGTCGACTTCAGGCCCGGCACCACCGACGTCCAGCCGGCCCTGGCCGAACGTTGGGACATCAGCCCGGACGGGCTGGTCTACACCTTCCACCTGCGCAAAGGCGTCAAGTTCCATACCACGCCCTACTTCACGCCGACCCGCGACTTCAACGCCGACGACGTGCTGTGGAGCCTCAACCGCCAGCTGGACCCGAAGCACCCCTGGCACGACAAGACCAGCGTCGGCTTCCCCTACTTCGAGAGCATGGCCTTCAAGGACCTGCTCAAGTCGGTGGAAAAAACCGACGACCACACCGTGGTGATCACCCTGACCCGCCCGGAAGCGCCCTTCCTGCGCGACATGGCCATGGCCTTCACTTCAATCTATTCGGCCGAATACGGCGACCAATTGCTCAAGGCCGGCAAGACCGGCGAGCTCAACAGCAAGCCGGTGGGCACCGGGCCGTACATCTTCCAGCGCTACAACAAGGATGCCCAGGTTCGCTACAAGCCCAACCCGGACTACTTCCGTGGCAAGCCACCAGCCGATGCCCTGATCTTCGCCATTGCCACAGACAGCAACGTGCGCCTGCAGAAACTGCGCGCCAACGAATGCCAGATCGCCCTGTACCCCAAGCCTGAAGACGTGCCCACGATCAAGGCCGACCCTAACCTCAAGGTCGCCGAGATCGAGGCGCTGGTCACCGGCTACATCTCGATGAACACCGAGCACACGTACCTGAGCGACGTGCGCGTGCGCAAGGCGATCAACATGGCCTTCGACCGCCAGACCCACGTCGACCAGCTGTTCGGCAAAGGCAACGCCCTGGTCGGAGTCAACCCCTACCCGCCGACCATGATCGGCTACAACACCCAGAACCAGAACCCACCCCGCGACCTGGACAAGGCCCGCGCCTTGCTCAAGGAAGCCGGCGTACCAGAGGGCACGGTCATCACCCTGTTCACCCGCAACGGCGGAGGCCCGACCAACCCCAACCCGCGCCTGTCGGCGGAAATGCTCCAGGCCGACCTGGCCAAGATCGGCCTCAAGCTCGACATCCGCGTGATGGAATGGGCCGAGATGCTGCGTCGTGCCAAGAAGGGCGAGGCCGACCTGGTCTCCACCGGCTGGGCGGGCGACAACGGCGACCCGGACAACTTCCTCAGCCCTCTGCTCAGCTGCGACGCGGTCAAGAGCGGCGAGAACTACGCCCGTTGGTGCAATCCCAAATTCCAGGAGCTGATCACCCGTGCCCGCGAAGTGATCGACAACGCTGAGCGTGCCAAGCTCTATGCCGAGGCATTGAAGGTGTACGATGACGACCAACCCTGGATCAGCATGGCCCACCCGAAGATGTTCACGGCCATGCGCGAGAATGTGGAGGGCTACGTGATCAACCCTCTGACCAACAACAACTTCGCCACCACCAAGGTGAAGTAG